The Mesotoga infera genome contains the following window.
TGCTTTGCGTCACAGCAAGCGGCAGAAAAGGCAGTAAAGGCTCTCCATCTTTCTTTGGGTCAGGAAGCGTGGGGGCACATGGTAAGCAAACTGATTCAAGAACTTCCTAAAGGAATTGTGCTGCCCGACGATTTATTGGATAAGGCGAGAATTCTTGACAATTCTTACATACCTGCGAGATATCCGAATAGTCATCCCGAAGGCTCTCCCTTTGAGTATTTTGGAAGCAAGCAAAGTGAGGAGGCTATTGCATATGCCGGTGAGATTGTTGAATTCGTCAATAATGAAATGGCCAAGTAAAGAGGCTGTAGTCGATTCGTTTTTTAAGTGGTCAGAGACGTTGAAGCGGGATTCCAACATTCTCAGTATAGGTTACTTCGGTTCCTACGCTCGGGGCGACAATGGAGTGGGAAGCGACCTTGATGGGATTGTTGTAGTGAAAGACTCCAAAGCTCCTTTCGGAAAACGAGGAACTGAATGGGATTTGTCGATGTTGCCGGTTCCGGTCGATATTCTGATCTACACTTTAGAC
Protein-coding sequences here:
- a CDS encoding HEPN domain-containing protein, producing the protein CFASQQAAEKAVKALHLSLGQEAWGHMVSKLIQELPKGIVLPDDLLDKARILDNSYIPARYPNSHPEGSPFEYFGSKQSEEAIAYAGEIVEFVNNEMAK
- a CDS encoding nucleotidyltransferase domain-containing protein, translated to MPVRLLNSSIMKWPSKEAVVDSFFKWSETLKRDSNILSIGYFGSYARGDNGVGSDLDGIVVVKDSKAPFGKRGTEWDLSMLPVPVDILIYTLDEWNRLNIEPSYFIKRLREEVKWIFKTDDSLNL